From the Rhinatrema bivittatum chromosome 7, aRhiBiv1.1, whole genome shotgun sequence genome, one window contains:
- the LOC115096104 gene encoding putative nuclease HARBI1, which translates to MAFSDFGKNRKYYHSLTVQVVCNTEQKILSVVAKFRGSSHDSYILAQSALAQQFTEGKYSEGWLLGDAGYACKSWLLIPLAVPRTAAEVRYPEEHVRTRSVIKRTFVS; encoded by the exons AATCGAAAGTATTACCACTCCCTCACtgtgcaagtggtctgtaacactgaacagaagattctCAGCGTGGTGGCAAAATTCCGTGGTAGCAGCCATGATTCCTACATCCTGGCACAATCAGCCCTGGCACAGCAATTCACTGAAGGGAAATATAGTGAAGGCTGGTTGCTGG gTGATGCTGGTTATGCTTGCAAATCATGGCTGCTAATACCACTTGCTGTTCCAAGGACAGCTGCAGAAGTGAGGTATCCAGAGGAACATGTCAGGACAAGGAGTGTAATCAAAAGAACATTTGTCTCTTAA